In the Desulfuromonas sp. DDH964 genome, AAGAGGGTCAACAGGGTGTGGTTGATCGTTCCGAGCCCGGGACGGCAGATGGTGAGTAACGGCAGGCCCGCATCGCGCGCCAGGTCGGCGACCAGGTAGCCGCCGGCCAGTGGCGTCATCAGTCCGCCGGCCCCCTCGACAATGAGAAACTGGTGTCGGCTGCCAAGCTTCCTGATCCCTGCGATCAGGTTTTCCGGGTTGATCCGCACCCCTTCCTGTTCAGCGGCAACCGAGGGCGCCAAGGGGAGGGCCAGCCGTACCGGGGCGAGCAGCTCCTCGTCGATTGCCACCTCGGCACCGAGGCGCAGCAGCCGGGCGTCCGGACCGGGTTGGGAGGGGTCGAAAACACCGCTTTCAACCGGCTTGCAGACGCCGACATCAATGCCGCGCCGGCGCAGAAAGCGGGCCAGGGCGGCGGCGACCAGGGTCTTGCCGACGCCGGTGTCGGTGCCGGTTATGAAAATGCCGCGCCGGTCCCGGTCAGCAGCCATGGACTAAAACCTCGGCATCCTGAAACATCTGCAGGTCGATATCCCGATTCCGTCCCCTGGTCGTCAGGTAATTGCCGACCATCGTTCCGCTGGCGCCGGCCATGAAGATCCAGGACTGGAATTCCCGGAGGTTGTGTTCCCGACCGCCGCAGACTCCGATTCGCTGGCGGGGGAGGAAGTAGCGGAACAGGGCGATAATGCGCAGGCAGTCCATCGGGGTCAGATAATCCGCTGCAGCCAGCCTGGTACCTGGCACCGGGTTGAGAAAATTGAGGGGAACCGAGTCGACCTCTAGTTCCCGGATTGTTCGGGCGAGTTCGACCCGCTGGGAGAGCGACTCTCCAAGGCCGAAGATGCCGCCGCAACAGACGCGCATGCCGGCGGCCTTGGCCACCCGCACGGTTTGAATGTCCTCTTCGTAGTCGTGGGTGGTGCAGACCTCGGGAAAAAACGTTCGCGCGGTTTCGAGGTTGTGATGATAGGTGGCGCAGCCGGCTTCCGCCAGGCGCTTTGCCGTTCCCGCGTCGAGAATGCCGAGGGAGGCCGAAGGATCGATCCCGCCCAGGGCGCGAATTTCCCGCAGGGCCTGCAGGACCCTCTCGAATTCTGGGCCCTGGGTGACGCGGGTGCCGCTGGTGACGATGCCAAAACAGTGCGAGCCTTCCTGAAGCGCGGCCCTGGCACCGGCGACCATTTCTTCGACACTTTTCAGGGGGTAGACCGGTGCATCGGTGCGGGCATGAGCAGACTGGGCGCAAAAGGCGCAATTCTCGGCACAGCGCCCTGATTTGGCATTGATAATAGAGCAGAGTTCGGCGTGATTGCCGAAGGCCGTTTCGCGAAGATGATGGGCGCCGGCGAAAATACGGGTCAGATCCGCACCGCGGGCACCGAGAATGGCCAGGCCTTCCGCTTCCGTTGGGATTTCGCCAGTCTTGACTCTCTCCACCAGGCGGTCGATCTCCTGAAATGTCATGGTCACAGTCGCGCTCCTTGAATGAAAAGTTGGCGAGGATTATCGGGGAGGTGTCGCCATTTGTCAACCGCTAGCAGGTGAGTGGTTGACAAATGGTTAGGGAATTACCATTTAGTGGATATTGGGAATCATATCGTATTGACAGGGTTGTCTGGAAAATGATAGAACAACATCTCATTTTATTCGAGGTGACAGGTTATGGTGAAAAAACTGATCGGGCGGAAACTGAAGGCCACGCGCCTGAAAAATGATATGACTATCCAGGAATTGGCCGAAAGATCCAAAGTCTCTTCCAACATGATTTCAAGAATCGAACGGGGTCTCACAATCCCTTCCGTCGAAATTCTCATGAAGCTCGCCGGGGCCTTCGGGATGAGCGTCAATTATTTTGTCGAAGAAGCCTCGCACGGCACGACGGTTGTTCATACCCGAAAGGGAATGGGACAACCGATTTTCTTTTTTGAAGACAAGCACCAGATTACCAGCCTGACCCAGGGGATTCGCGATCCGAGTTTTGCCGTTTTCTACGACACCCTCGAAGCAGGGTGTAGCAGCGGGGAAGGGGGGATGGTCCATACGGGGGAGGAATTCGCTCTGGTTTTAAGTGGCAGAATGGAATTCTTCATTGAGGGGGAGTCCTTTTTGCTCGAAGAGGGGGATTCCCTGACCTTTAAGGCCTCCTTGCCCCATCGCTGGCGGAATCTGCACCCTGGACAGACCCTGGTGCTCTGGGTTGTTTCTCCAGCCCCGAACCTGGCTCAGTAACAGCAACGCGCTGCGGAGATAACCGGATGAAGATCAAGAAAATTGTCGGCAAAAAACTGAAATCGATCCGCCTTAAGAATGACCTGACGATTCAGGAGTTGGCGGCAAAGTCACGGGTGTCGTCCAACATGATCTCCCGCATTGAACGCGGATTGACGATCCCCTCGGTCGAAATCCTGATGAAGCTGGCCGGTGTTTTTGATAAAAGTATCAATTATTTCGTCGAAGAAGTTACCACGACCCACGAAGTCGTCCACACTTCTCCGGGAGCGCGCGACAAGACTGTCTACGACGACGAGTACAACATGCATACCGAGTCCTTTACCTCCGGATTGCGAGACCCCCAGTTCTCCTCGTTTTTTTGTACCGTCCAGAAAGGCGGGACCAGTGGCGAACAGAACATGTATCATCCCGGGGATGAACTCATCTATGTTCTCGATGGTTGTTTGCGGGTGACCATTGCCGGGGAAACCCATATCCTCAATTCCGGAGACAGCCTCTCTTTCAAGTCGCATTTGCCGCATCGATGGGATAATATCGGTGACAATGATGCCAAGGTCATCTGGACACTGTCCCCCTTTACTACCATCTGAAACCCCCAAAAAACGGTTAAACAATGGCATTTTTTAAACGACTCTTCGCGTCAGGAAATCCTCTTGACGCGACTCGCCGCGCCTTTGCCCGTGGGGAATGGGCGGAGGTATTGGCGCTTGCCGAAGGGGCAGACCTTTCTCTCCTGGACGAGGAGGGGCGCATTGCTCTTGAGGATTGCCGATCCCAGGCCTGTAACCGGCTTGGAGAATTGAACCTGCGCGAAGCTGAGGCCTTTTTGCGTGCAGGCGATCTGGAACGAGCCAGGGATCATCTCTCCCTGGCCGAATCCCAGGCAGAAGATTCACTCCTCCTGGCAGAAATCAGGCGAATCCAAGAACAATCCGTTGCTGACCAAAAGGAAGTCCCCCCCTCCTCAAAGGCCGCAACGGATTGCAGCAGTGGCTGCGGACCCGGATGTGCTCCAGGCGCGGATCCCCTCCCCGCCCCAACCGTGGAGAGCTCTGGCCTCGACCTGGATACCCGGCTCGAACTCTGCCTGGGCGGTTATCCTGAGGACCTGACCGAGCGTTACCTAGGCCTCGATGAGGAGTTGAAGGGCGCTATCCTTCTCGCCCATGGCGGCGAGGACGAAGCCGCTATGAAGGCTTTCGGCTGCTTGTCAGAGGAGTTGCGGGACGAGCATTTCTATTATGAACGCGGTCTTGTTGCTGCCCGGATGGGAGAGTCCGAGGCCGCTCTCGCTGATTTGCAGCATTGCCTGCAATTGTTCTCCGCCCATCCCTTCGCCGGTGATGTGTTGGTAAGCCTGCTGCTTTCCTCTGGGCACCACCAGCAGGCGGATGATTTATTGACCCAGCTAGCTGCCGCCGGCTATCCGGAGGCCTTTTGTTGCGCTCGCAGAGCCTTTCTCGAAACCTTTCGCGGCAATCGTGAGATCGCCCTGTCCAACGCTGAAAAGGCATTTCAGGCCGGCAACCGCGAGGGGGAGCTACTCGTCCTGCTTGGCCAGCTTCTGGAAAGGAAGGGGCTACTGGGTGAGGCGGAGCGGGTCTTTGCGATGACCGGGGGCGCTGGTGGCTGCGGGGGTGGTAGCGGGGTGCCGCTGGCGCTTGCCGAATTCTGGCTTCGTCAGGGGCGGGAACTCGACCGGGCCCTGGATGGATTCAAGGCGGCCTGGCAGAAGGAGCCGGACAATCCGCTCTGGATGGTGCGTACCGCCCAGGCCTACCTCGCCAAAGGTTGGCAAAAAGAGGGGGTGGCCTTGATCAACCGGGTTCTGGCCCGGCAGGATGTGCCCGAATCTCTCCTGGAGGAAGCGCGCAAAGCTCTTGAGGGCAATTGATTACTCCGCGTGGTATTAATTCACCGAGACCGCTATTGACAGGATTTAACTCCTCGCTATAGTTGTGCTATCCGGGAAACACGCTTTAGCAAAAGGGACGCAGGCATAAAGTTGAAAACCATCGGGGAGGCGCTATGAACAAATCGGAATTGGTCGATGCTCTCGCAGGTGAGAAGAATCTGACCTACAAAAAAGCCGAGGAGATTGTAAATATCATCTTTGATTCCATGGCCTCCACGCTCTCCAGCGGGGGCCGGATTGAGATACGCGGCTTCGGCAGTTTCGTTGTCAAAGACTACAAGGCGTATATGGGGCGCAACCCCAAAACCGGGGAGGTCATCAAGGTGAATCCCAAAAAGCTCCCCTTTTTCAAGGTCGGAAAGGAGTTGCGGGAGAAGGTCAACATCTAAAGGAACAGGTTCCGCCAGGAAAATTCTGTCGTCTACGTTTTTTGCCCGGGATGATTCAGCTATTATCCCGGGCATTCGTTTGTCGCCCCCCAGGAGCCAGAAATCTCTGAGTGGACGGGACAGGCCCCGCTCTCCCGATTCAAAGTCGCCAAGCCTTCAGTAAACCAAAGGTTTTCCCCATATTGTTATATCTTCGGAAGAAATGATTTCGCAGGGTGCTCGTTATTCTCCTGATGGGGGTCCCTTGGCACAATCCTTGATTACATCACGACTGTTTATGGCCGTATTTTTTCCATTCCGGCGTGGAATTGCTCCTAGAGTTGCAGAGATTATCTACCGGAATCGGGTGAAGTGAATGCACCGGTGTCGTTGGTTGCGGTAAAGATATGGAAACAGTTGATTTTTACCTGTCGCAATGCTATGTAAGACGGCGTTTGCACTACCCTCTGAGTATCGTTTTTCGCTGATTCGTGATGGCGAGAAGGATTTGCATGAAACACGGGTTCCTTGCATGTTTTCTGGGTGTTCTCCTGCTGGCTTTTTTTCCTGTGCCGGTCGATGCAAATCCGACCCAGTATGGTGATACGGGGCTTTTTTCGCAACCGACCGCCGACACGCTGAATGCGGGAAATATCTGCATTGGCCTCTGGGCCAACTGCTCTTCCGGTCCGGACGAATCGAGCGCGACAATCGCCCCCGTTGCCATCACCCTTGGCCTGGGAAGTTTTCTGGAAGCCTACGGGTCATATCCCAATATACTTTTCAATGATGAGGATCTGGCCAGCGGACGTGGATTTGCCAATCTCGGCATGAAGGCCCGAATCCTTGGGCAAAGATCCTCCCCATTCAAACTCTCTCTCGACGGGCAGGTTCGAAGGAGTATATCCGACAATAAAAATCTTGACGGGAAAACAGACTACCTGACGAGGGCAATAGCGAGTTTCAAGTTGGAGCGGATCGGTCTCCACGCCAATTTCGGTTACCAGTCCAACCAGTTGACTTACGACAACTACCTTTATGGTGGTGGCCTGGAGTTTTTTCCCTCCTCTCGTCTCCGTCTTATTGCAGAAGTTGAGAGTGGGACCGAACGAGTCCCAGGAAAGGGCGGCCCTGGCGAGGTTATGGCGGGGTTTCAATATTTCTTCTCTCCTCATCTGACCGTTAATAGCGGACTCGGGTTTGGTTTTGCTGACAGGAGTCCCGACTGGAGATTCATTTTTGGCTTGAGCGCCTGCCAGGGGATTGGCACATACTCGCGCCCCATTCCGAAACTGGTTGAACCTGAAGCGGAAGTCTCCGAACCCGTGGCCGAGCCCGTCAAGGTGGTCAAGATCAAGACACTGACCCCCCTGATACCCAAAACGGTTGTCCCGGTCGCAGAGCCTGTCAACAAGCTCGAGGTTCCGGTGGAGCAGGGGAAAGAAGAGATCATCCTCTATCCGGAAGACAGCCTGGCGTTTCCCGCAACGGCATTGTCCGGTGCGGCGTTGCCAATCTCTCCGGTTGGCAGCCTGCCAGCCATCACAACCTCGCAAACTCAGGCTACGGTTATTTCCAAACCGGTCAGAACTCTGGTGTACCGGAAATTCGTCCTGCCTGAACTGACTTTTGATTTTAACCAGTGGGTCCTCTCCGCTGAAGGCGAGCAGGCTGTGGCAGAAATCGCCGAGCTATTACGTAAAGATAATCGCTGGTACATCATCAGGATGGATGGGCATACCGACAGTATCGGTTCCTATCGTTACAATGAAAGGCTTTCCCTGAAGCGGGCGATCTCCTATGCCAGTTATATGGTCTCCCATAATGGAGTGGACTTGACAAGAGTCTTTGTCAAGGGATTTGGCGAGAGTCAGCCGATTGCGGACAATGCTACACCGGAGGGCCGCGCCCTGAACCGCCGTGTAGAAATTCTGGTATTGATTCCCAAGGGAGGGGAGGGATGAAAGTCTGGTTGACAGCGTTAATGTTACTGATCTGTTATAGTGAAGCGACTGCTTCCGGAGAAGGATTGACCGAGGATCGCCTAAAACACTTTTTTACGTCCCAAACCGTTATCGCCAGCATCAAATTTTCACCGGGTTCGTTCAAACTTGACGCAGCGGCCAAGGAGGCCCTGGATCTGGTTTTTTCCAACCTTCAGGATTTGGATCTGAAGCAGAAGGTGATTCGCGCTGAGGGACTTCCAGGTGGCGGGATTTCCAACGGCAAAAATCTTGATCTCAATATCCGCCGCGTAAAAGCCGTTGAAGACTATCTTCGGACTCGGCACAAGCTGAAAATCGAACGCTATATGGTCGGCTTTGGTTCGGCGGATTCCAAGGATGCCAGGTTGGAGGAAAATCAGGTAGATATCGTCCTTTATGATAATATCTGGGACCTTGAGCAGGTTGGTGTCGAGACCGTGACCAAACTGCAGAAATAGACACCACCTATGACTGTCAATCTTGACTCGCTTAAAAGCTGTTTTATCTTTAAGGAGATGAGCGATGCAGAAATCCACCTTCTTGCGGAACTCTTTGTCGAAAAACGATTGAGCGAAGGGATGACGGTCTTTGTCGAGCACATGCCCGGCGAGTCCCTCTACCTCATCCAGGCCGGTACCATCCGAATCTCCAAAATGATCTCGGAAGGGGATGAGAAGACCCTGGTGATCCTCGGCCCTGATGATGTTTTCGGCGAAATGGCCATTCTTGATGGTGCCCCCCGGTCTGCCACGGCCAGGGTCATTGAAGAGGCCCGACTCCTTTCTTTGCGCAAGTCCGATTTTGAAACTCTTTGTAAGAAAAATCCGAGCCTCGGTCTGCGGTTGATGAGAAACATTGTTCGCGTGTTCAGCCAACGAACCAGAGAGAATCATGAGGATTACCGGTTGATGCTACTCTGGTCATTGGCCGAAAAGGCGTAAGGGAAGGAGTATGGTGTGTCCTTCCGGAAAGAGAGGGTTCGGCATGAGAATCGTTTTTCCTGGTGTATTTGCCTTGATATTGCTTCTCTCCGGATGCGGCATTACTGTCGTTCCCCGGCCCCAGAATTCAGACGCGTTGGTCAATCCCGCCGATCGCTCGATTACGGAAACCCGCAACGGCCTTGAAATTTCCGCTCGCGTCCAGGAGTTGGGTGTCGGCTCCTATCAAGTCGGCGAGAACATCACCTCCTTCTACCTCGTGGTTGTCAATCATCGGCAACAAGAGGTGACGGTCCCCCTGGAGTCGTTCTATCTGGTTGACGCAGGGGGTACCCAGGTGCGACCGTTGCCCCCCCAAAACGTCCTGGCGACTCTGGATCGGCAATCGGACTACCTGATCCCTTATCCCTATGTTGGATACTATTACCTCGAAGATTCCCGCTGGGCTGATTCGACAGACACCATGGGGAGTTCACTGCCGTACTATGCGACCAACCATCCCCAGGAGTTACTGGATGAGGCCCTGCCTGTCACTCCCGTGCTTTCCGGCGCCAGGGTCGCCGGCATGGTCTATTTTCCTGTTGATCTGGCGACCAAGAAATCGATCGAGTTAAGAGTCTATCTGCCCGGAACTTCCATCTCTGGTCCCCCCGATTTCACCTTTCCCTTTTCAATTGAAAAAAACTGACTCCTTGGTTATAGTGCCACGGGTGTTAATCCTTTCAACTTAAGGGAATTCCGACCCTTTTCGGTTCGAATGATTCCACCAGCGGAGTATGCCCGGTGCTTGATGCGGTATTAAACCAGCAGCTTATTTTTGGCCTCGTCGGCGGACTTGGCCTGTTTCTTTTTGGCATGAAGATCATGTCGGAAGGTTTACAAAAGGTGGCCGGCGACCGGATGCGCAAAATCCTCGCGGCGCTGACCAACAATCGGATTGTCGGCACCCTGGTTGGTGTTGCCGTGACCGCAATTATCCAGTCTTCCAGTGCAACGACCGTCATGGTCGTCGGATTTGTCAATGCCGGCCTGATGTCGCTGGTCCAATCGATTGGCGTTGTCCTTGGCGCCAATATCGGCACCACGATCACCGCCCAGTTGATCGCCTTCAAGATAACCAAGTATGCACTGCCGGCGATTGGCCTGGGGACCGGGCTGAAACTCTTCTCCAGCAGTAAGCGATGGACTTACATCGGCGAGATCCTGCTTGGTTTCGGTATCCTCTTTTTTGGTCTGCAGATTATGGAGCAGGCTTTCGAGCCGCTGAAAAAAAGCCAGGAATTCCGTGAAATGTTCATCATGGTTGGCGATCATCACCTCCTCGGGGTCCTGATCGGCACCGTCCTGACCATGATCGTGCAAAGCAGCAGCGCCACCATCGGTATCACGATCGCCCTTTCCAGCACCGGACTGATCTCCTTCGAGGCCAGCATTGCCCTGATACTCGGCGAAAATATCGGTACCACGATAACCGCCAATCTCGCCGCCATCGGCACCAATCTCGCTGCCCGCCGGACCGCCTTCGCTCACTTTCTCTTCAACGCCATCGGCGTTGCCTATATGCTGATTTTTTTCAATTATTTCGCTCATTTTATCAACAGTATCACACCTGGTGATGCTGATTTTATGATTCAAACCCAGCAGCAGGCCGCCAGCCTCGGCGGCGCTATTGGCGACAAGCCCTTTATTGCTCGTCATATCGCCAACACCCATACCCTGTTCAATATTCTCAATACCATCGTCTTTCTCCCCCTCGTCGGCGTACTGGCCAAATTGACAACCCTGATGATCCGGGGCCGCGAGGAAGAGATGGAGTTTCACTTGAAGTTTATCGACAACCGGGTTCTCAACACTCCGCCGATTGCTCTAGGCCAAGCCCGTTCCGAAACCCGGCGCATGGCTATGACGGCCCTCGAGATGGTCGATGAAACGGTCGCTTATCTTCAGGATCAGGATGAAAAAAGAATTCCTTCCCTGGAGAAGAAGGAGGAACTGGTCGATCTGTTGCAAAAGGAGATCACTGACTTTCTGGTGGCACTCTCCCAAAAATCGATTACCCAGGAAACCAGCAAGGATATCGCCTCGATGATGAACATGGTCAATGACCTCGAGCGGGTTGGTGACCATTGTGAAAATTTATGGCGCCTGGGGCAGCGGAAGCGGGAACAGAAAGTTCTTTTTTCGGAAATTGCCATTGACGAGATCGTCGATATGGCACGACATACCCGAGATTTTCTCGGCTTTGTCGTCGAAGCGATCGAGCGGGGCGACCGGACCATTCTCGACAAGGCCCTGCACATGGAATCGGTGGTGGACGATACCGAGGAGGTGCTTCGCAACAATCATATCTCCCGCCTCAATACCGGTGAATGTGCGGTGCTTCCCGGACTCATCTTTATCGACATGCTGCACAATTTCGAAAAGATCGGGGACCACACCTTCAATATTGCCGAGGCCGTGGTCGGGAAGAAATAAATGTTTGCCGCCATAGATGTCGGGTCCAATACGGTGCGGATGCTGCTTGCATCGGTGACTGGCGATGGTTCCCTGCTTCCCCTGCATTATTTCCGGAAAGTGACCCGTCTCGGTGGCGGGATCACCAGCAATGAGGGTCTGGCTTCTGAAGCAATGGAGCGGACCCTACTTGCGTTACAACAGTGTGCCGCGGAACTTGCCACCGCCAGGGTTGACGGGGTGGCCGCCGTTGGAACTGCGGCTCTGCGTCGCGCTAAAAACGGCAAGGCGTTCGTCGCAAGAATCCAACGTGAGACCGGTCTGGTTGTTGACGTTGTCGACGGCGAAAAAGAA is a window encoding:
- a CDS encoding Na/Pi cotransporter family protein, with translation MLDAVLNQQLIFGLVGGLGLFLFGMKIMSEGLQKVAGDRMRKILAALTNNRIVGTLVGVAVTAIIQSSSATTVMVVGFVNAGLMSLVQSIGVVLGANIGTTITAQLIAFKITKYALPAIGLGTGLKLFSSSKRWTYIGEILLGFGILFFGLQIMEQAFEPLKKSQEFREMFIMVGDHHLLGVLIGTVLTMIVQSSSATIGITIALSSTGLISFEASIALILGENIGTTITANLAAIGTNLAARRTAFAHFLFNAIGVAYMLIFFNYFAHFINSITPGDADFMIQTQQQAASLGGAIGDKPFIARHIANTHTLFNILNTIVFLPLVGVLAKLTTLMIRGREEEMEFHLKFIDNRVLNTPPIALGQARSETRRMAMTALEMVDETVAYLQDQDEKRIPSLEKKEELVDLLQKEITDFLVALSQKSITQETSKDIASMMNMVNDLERVGDHCENLWRLGQRKREQKVLFSEIAIDEIVDMARHTRDFLGFVVEAIERGDRTILDKALHMESVVDDTEEVLRNNHISRLNTGECAVLPGLIFIDMLHNFEKIGDHTFNIAEAVVGKK
- a CDS encoding cyclic nucleotide-binding domain-containing protein, whose protein sequence is MTVNLDSLKSCFIFKEMSDAEIHLLAELFVEKRLSEGMTVFVEHMPGESLYLIQAGTIRISKMISEGDEKTLVILGPDDVFGEMAILDGAPRSATARVIEEARLLSLRKSDFETLCKKNPSLGLRLMRNIVRVFSQRTRENHEDYRLMLLWSLAEKA
- a CDS encoding helix-turn-helix domain-containing protein, which produces MKIKKIVGKKLKSIRLKNDLTIQELAAKSRVSSNMISRIERGLTIPSVEILMKLAGVFDKSINYFVEEVTTTHEVVHTSPGARDKTVYDDEYNMHTESFTSGLRDPQFSSFFCTVQKGGTSGEQNMYHPGDELIYVLDGCLRVTIAGETHILNSGDSLSFKSHLPHRWDNIGDNDAKVIWTLSPFTTI
- a CDS encoding OmpA family protein, whose protein sequence is MKVWLTALMLLICYSEATASGEGLTEDRLKHFFTSQTVIASIKFSPGSFKLDAAAKEALDLVFSNLQDLDLKQKVIRAEGLPGGGISNGKNLDLNIRRVKAVEDYLRTRHKLKIERYMVGFGSADSKDARLEENQVDIVLYDNIWDLEQVGVETVTKLQK
- a CDS encoding tetratricopeptide repeat protein, giving the protein MESSGLDLDTRLELCLGGYPEDLTERYLGLDEELKGAILLAHGGEDEAAMKAFGCLSEELRDEHFYYERGLVAARMGESEAALADLQHCLQLFSAHPFAGDVLVSLLLSSGHHQQADDLLTQLAAAGYPEAFCCARRAFLETFRGNREIALSNAEKAFQAGNREGELLVLLGQLLERKGLLGEAERVFAMTGGAGGCGGGSGVPLALAEFWLRQGRELDRALDGFKAAWQKEPDNPLWMVRTAQAYLAKGWQKEGVALINRVLARQDVPESLLEEARKALEGN
- the bioB gene encoding biotin synthase BioB, coding for MTFQEIDRLVERVKTGEIPTEAEGLAILGARGADLTRIFAGAHHLRETAFGNHAELCSIINAKSGRCAENCAFCAQSAHARTDAPVYPLKSVEEMVAGARAALQEGSHCFGIVTSGTRVTQGPEFERVLQALREIRALGGIDPSASLGILDAGTAKRLAEAGCATYHHNLETARTFFPEVCTTHDYEEDIQTVRVAKAAGMRVCCGGIFGLGESLSQRVELARTIRELEVDSVPLNFLNPVPGTRLAAADYLTPMDCLRIIALFRYFLPRQRIGVCGGREHNLREFQSWIFMAGASGTMVGNYLTTRGRNRDIDLQMFQDAEVLVHGC
- a CDS encoding OmpA family protein encodes the protein MKHGFLACFLGVLLLAFFPVPVDANPTQYGDTGLFSQPTADTLNAGNICIGLWANCSSGPDESSATIAPVAITLGLGSFLEAYGSYPNILFNDEDLASGRGFANLGMKARILGQRSSPFKLSLDGQVRRSISDNKNLDGKTDYLTRAIASFKLERIGLHANFGYQSNQLTYDNYLYGGGLEFFPSSRLRLIAEVESGTERVPGKGGPGEVMAGFQYFFSPHLTVNSGLGFGFADRSPDWRFIFGLSACQGIGTYSRPIPKLVEPEAEVSEPVAEPVKVVKIKTLTPLIPKTVVPVAEPVNKLEVPVEQGKEEIILYPEDSLAFPATALSGAALPISPVGSLPAITTSQTQATVISKPVRTLVYRKFVLPELTFDFNQWVLSAEGEQAVAEIAELLRKDNRWYIIRMDGHTDSIGSYRYNERLSLKRAISYASYMVSHNGVDLTRVFVKGFGESQPIADNATPEGRALNRRVEILVLIPKGGEG
- the bioD gene encoding dethiobiotin synthase, with product MAADRDRRGIFITGTDTGVGKTLVAAALARFLRRRGIDVGVCKPVESGVFDPSQPGPDARLLRLGAEVAIDEELLAPVRLALPLAPSVAAEQEGVRINPENLIAGIRKLGSRHQFLIVEGAGGLMTPLAGGYLVADLARDAGLPLLTICRPGLGTINHTLLTLFAARTMGIGLAGYLINGLPDQPDQAEASAPHALASLASADLLGVLPRVSGEDSEKMTALADHLQALPTLPWLLDALNLPAPIP
- a CDS encoding HU family DNA-binding protein; amino-acid sequence: MNKSELVDALAGEKNLTYKKAEEIVNIIFDSMASTLSSGGRIEIRGFGSFVVKDYKAYMGRNPKTGEVIKVNPKKLPFFKVGKELREKVNI
- a CDS encoding helix-turn-helix domain-containing protein, with the translated sequence MVKKLIGRKLKATRLKNDMTIQELAERSKVSSNMISRIERGLTIPSVEILMKLAGAFGMSVNYFVEEASHGTTVVHTRKGMGQPIFFFEDKHQITSLTQGIRDPSFAVFYDTLEAGCSSGEGGMVHTGEEFALVLSGRMEFFIEGESFLLEEGDSLTFKASLPHRWRNLHPGQTLVLWVVSPAPNLAQ